Proteins encoded within one genomic window of Microbacterium sp. zg-B185:
- a CDS encoding alkaline phosphatase family protein yields the protein MNASTQDHGRADRPRDSARRDFLRRAGIGAAGIAIGGSAGAAITAAATAHPPEFAPLPTRTTPGFDHVVVVMFENRSFDNMLGWLYTADEKSSDEFDGLAQGSYSNIGPDGEAVPAYVYEGSTDTVMQSPQPDPGETYPHVNTQLFGVVDPQTNEDIRTHGLMPPFNTPPVAATADMSGFVQDFAINFSRDKGRAPTAEEHRVAMGSFSPAMMPVLSTLAREFAVYDAWHAAVPSQTFCNRLFFHASTSNGYVTNQGGDGYYKWINGPAAPTIFNRLEDAGIPWRIYYDGSQLVSLTGLLHSPVLQPYWKTNFREMGQFAEDAKNGDLPAYSFIEPRMVFNHNDMHPPWGAKVHEDTVDVDGQKVPVYNSALSDVRAGDRLVQDVYDAIRTSASAQGSNAMNTALVITFDEHGGTYDHVPPPAATPPDRSGPGEMGFTFDRLGVRVPAIVVSAYTAANTVIHDEMHHGSVINTLCRQHGLAPLTLRDQSANPIFNSVNLTEPRQPYTWPQPQALYAGRNPEEDDAAAAAKKHKDRPLTSPAQGLTGLLLARFNPGSKAPATYAEAYDAVVRFGKGLFGTYDHPK from the coding sequence GTGAACGCAAGCACGCAGGATCACGGACGCGCCGACCGACCGCGCGACTCGGCACGACGGGACTTCCTGCGGCGCGCCGGCATCGGCGCGGCCGGCATCGCGATCGGCGGGTCCGCCGGAGCCGCGATCACGGCGGCGGCGACCGCGCATCCCCCGGAGTTCGCCCCGCTGCCCACGCGCACGACGCCTGGCTTCGACCATGTCGTGGTCGTCATGTTCGAGAACCGCAGTTTCGACAACATGCTCGGATGGCTGTACACCGCCGATGAGAAGTCCTCGGACGAATTCGACGGGCTGGCCCAGGGGAGCTACTCGAATATCGGGCCCGACGGCGAAGCGGTTCCGGCATATGTCTACGAGGGCTCTACCGACACGGTCATGCAGTCCCCTCAGCCCGACCCCGGCGAGACCTATCCGCACGTGAACACGCAGCTGTTCGGGGTCGTCGACCCGCAGACCAACGAGGACATCCGCACTCACGGCCTGATGCCACCGTTCAACACGCCGCCGGTGGCGGCCACTGCCGACATGTCCGGCTTCGTCCAGGATTTCGCGATCAACTTCTCGCGCGACAAGGGCCGGGCGCCCACGGCTGAGGAGCACCGCGTGGCGATGGGATCGTTCAGCCCCGCCATGATGCCGGTGCTGTCCACCCTCGCCCGCGAGTTCGCCGTCTACGACGCCTGGCATGCGGCCGTGCCGTCGCAGACGTTCTGCAACCGTCTGTTCTTCCACGCGTCCACGTCCAACGGCTATGTCACCAATCAGGGTGGCGACGGCTACTACAAGTGGATCAACGGTCCGGCGGCTCCGACGATCTTCAACCGGCTCGAGGATGCTGGCATCCCCTGGCGCATCTACTACGACGGCTCGCAGCTGGTCTCGCTCACCGGGCTGCTGCACTCGCCCGTGCTGCAGCCCTACTGGAAGACCAATTTCCGCGAGATGGGCCAGTTCGCCGAGGATGCGAAGAACGGCGACCTGCCCGCGTACAGCTTCATCGAGCCGCGCATGGTGTTCAACCACAACGACATGCACCCGCCGTGGGGCGCGAAGGTGCACGAAGACACCGTCGATGTCGACGGCCAGAAGGTCCCCGTCTACAACAGCGCCCTCTCCGACGTGCGCGCGGGCGACCGGCTCGTGCAGGACGTCTACGACGCGATCCGCACGAGCGCGTCGGCGCAGGGCTCGAACGCGATGAACACCGCTCTCGTGATCACCTTCGACGAGCACGGCGGCACCTACGACCATGTGCCCCCGCCTGCCGCCACCCCGCCGGACCGGTCGGGGCCGGGCGAGATGGGGTTCACATTCGACCGATTGGGCGTGCGGGTACCGGCGATCGTGGTGAGCGCGTACACCGCGGCGAACACCGTGATCCACGACGAGATGCACCACGGCTCGGTCATCAACACGCTCTGCCGCCAGCACGGCCTGGCACCGCTGACGCTGCGGGATCAGAGCGCGAACCCGATCTTCAACTCCGTCAACCTCACCGAGCCGCGCCAGCCCTACACGTGGCCGCAGCCGCAGGCGCTGTACGCGGGGCGCAATCCCGAGGAGGACGACGCGGCCGCCGCGGCGAAGAAGCACAAGGACCGGCCGCTCACCTCCCCCGCCCAGGGGCTGACCGGACTGCTGCTGGCCCGCTTCAATCCCGGCAGCAAGGCTCCCGCGACGTATGCCGAGGCGTATGACGCGGTGGTCCGGTTCGGCAAGGGCCTGTTCGGCACCTACGACCACCCGAAGTGA
- a CDS encoding ScyD/ScyE family protein: protein MTTRRTLRAGTAVAALAVSMLFAPTVASATTQSDEERTGGGPVVSLIASGMQGTIGSTIGPDGALYVAEGKAGQITRVDVRTGEKTAYATGLPITVLPLGGAIDIAFVGRTAYVLVTTVGDDVPGDTTNDVDGIYRVDDADSFTVIADIGEWSKQNPPPPDIDFFLARGVQYAMQPIWGGFLVTDGHHNRVVKVSMSGEITTVEQFANIVPTGITALGPLVFMAEAGPVPHDPSTGKVVAFGLWNPEPRDVASGYSLITDVALGACGLYAVSQGDSPGVVPEGSPALPDSGELLKVNHDGTFSVVADGLDLPTSVAFARDTAYVLTLNGEVWKVDDVSSAGQRHRWAGCFGNGYFGAW from the coding sequence ATGACGACGAGGAGGACGCTGCGCGCGGGTACCGCGGTCGCAGCTCTGGCAGTCTCAATGCTGTTCGCCCCCACGGTGGCGAGCGCGACCACGCAGTCCGACGAGGAGAGGACAGGCGGCGGCCCCGTCGTGTCGCTCATCGCATCGGGGATGCAGGGCACCATCGGCAGCACCATCGGCCCAGACGGAGCGCTTTACGTCGCCGAAGGCAAGGCCGGCCAGATAACACGCGTCGATGTGCGCACCGGCGAGAAGACCGCGTACGCGACCGGTCTGCCCATCACGGTGCTTCCGCTCGGCGGTGCGATCGACATCGCATTCGTCGGCCGCACGGCCTACGTCCTCGTCACCACGGTCGGTGATGACGTCCCCGGCGACACGACCAACGACGTCGACGGCATCTACCGGGTCGACGACGCCGACAGCTTCACCGTGATCGCGGACATCGGCGAATGGTCCAAGCAGAACCCGCCACCACCGGACATCGACTTCTTCCTCGCGCGTGGAGTCCAATACGCGATGCAGCCCATCTGGGGCGGATTCCTCGTCACCGATGGCCACCACAACCGGGTCGTCAAGGTGTCGATGTCCGGGGAGATCACCACGGTCGAGCAGTTCGCCAACATCGTGCCCACCGGAATCACCGCGCTGGGACCGTTGGTGTTCATGGCCGAGGCCGGTCCGGTGCCGCACGATCCGTCGACCGGAAAGGTCGTCGCATTCGGGCTTTGGAACCCGGAGCCTCGGGATGTGGCATCCGGCTACAGCCTCATTACCGATGTCGCACTCGGTGCCTGCGGCCTCTACGCGGTGTCCCAGGGCGACTCCCCCGGCGTGGTGCCGGAAGGGTCGCCGGCACTGCCGGACAGCGGAGAGCTGCTGAAGGTCAACCACGACGGCACGTTCTCCGTCGTCGCCGACGGACTCGATCTGCCCACGTCGGTCGCCTTCGCGCGCGACACCGCCTACGTGCTCACTCTCAACGGCGAGGTCTGGAAGGTCGACGACGTCTCGAGCGCCGGCCAGCGCCATCGCTGGGCAGGCTGCTTCGGCAACGGCTATTTCGGAGCCTGGTGA
- a CDS encoding phosphoketolase family protein, giving the protein MTQTPSTEDQATEAFPHREPEGLTEDALAQIDAWWRTANYLSVGQIYLLDNPLLREPLAPEHIKPRLLGHWGTTPGLNFLYAHLNRAIRSRGLNTIYITGPGHGGPGMVANAYLDGTYSELYPQVGRNESGVRALFRQFSFPGGIPSHAAPETPGSIHEGGELGYALSHAYGAAFDNPDLLVAAVVGDGEAETGPLATSWHSNKFLDPLGDGVVLPILHLNGYKIANPTVLARIPEDELLALMRGYGHTPHLVSGGFDGEDPAAVHRRFAETLDTVLNEIAAIKAAAEAGTLPGRPAWPMIILRTPKGWTCPREIDGLPAEDSWRSHQVPLANARDTAAHLKVLEDWLRSYRPDELFDDSGAVVPLATALAPEGTLRMSANPAANGGVLKRDLVLPDFRAFAVDVPAPGGTVNEATRVLGQWLAEVIRRNPDNFRIFGPDETASNRLGAVYAVTDKQWNAQLLPQDEHLARSGRVMEMLSEHQCQGWLEGYLLTGRHGLFNTYEAFVHIVDSMLNQHAKWLKVSKEIPWRRPIASLNYLLSSHVWRQDHNGLSHQDPGFIDHVVNKKPDVVRVYLPFDANTLLSTYDHCLRSTDYVNVVVAGKQPTFNWLSMDQAIAHMTRGLGIFEWAGTETAGAEPDVVLACAGDVPTLETLAAASLLRSEIPDLKVRVVNVVDLMRLVSEGEHPHGLPDREYDAIFTTDRPVIFAYHGYPWLIHRLTYRRAGHPHLHVRGYKEEGTTTTPFDMVMLNDIDRYRLVIDVLDRVPGLAGRYAGLRQRMQDARVEARLYTREHGEDIPAVAEWTWSGSAEGFAREANTGVGQVSTDADTGGDNDL; this is encoded by the coding sequence ATGACGCAGACGCCGAGCACCGAGGATCAGGCAACCGAGGCATTTCCGCACCGGGAACCGGAGGGGCTCACCGAAGACGCTCTCGCGCAGATCGACGCGTGGTGGCGGACGGCGAACTACCTGTCTGTGGGGCAGATCTACCTGCTGGATAATCCGCTGCTGCGCGAACCGCTCGCGCCGGAGCACATCAAGCCCCGACTGCTCGGGCACTGGGGCACCACCCCCGGGCTCAACTTCCTCTACGCCCACCTGAACCGGGCGATCCGCAGCCGGGGGCTGAACACCATCTACATCACCGGTCCCGGACACGGCGGTCCCGGGATGGTGGCCAACGCATACCTCGACGGCACCTATTCCGAGCTGTACCCGCAGGTCGGGCGGAATGAATCGGGTGTGCGGGCGCTGTTCCGGCAGTTCTCGTTCCCGGGCGGGATCCCCAGCCACGCGGCCCCGGAGACGCCCGGGTCGATCCATGAGGGCGGCGAGCTCGGCTACGCGCTCTCGCACGCGTACGGTGCCGCCTTCGACAATCCCGACCTGCTGGTCGCCGCGGTCGTCGGGGACGGTGAGGCCGAGACCGGGCCGCTGGCCACCAGCTGGCACTCGAACAAGTTCCTGGACCCGCTCGGGGACGGCGTCGTGCTGCCGATCCTGCACCTCAACGGCTACAAGATCGCGAATCCGACGGTGCTCGCCCGCATCCCCGAGGACGAGCTGCTCGCCCTGATGCGCGGCTACGGTCACACGCCGCATCTGGTATCCGGCGGCTTCGACGGCGAAGACCCGGCGGCCGTCCACCGCCGGTTCGCCGAGACGCTCGACACCGTTCTGAACGAGATCGCGGCGATCAAGGCGGCGGCGGAGGCCGGGACGCTGCCGGGCCGACCGGCGTGGCCCATGATCATCCTGCGCACTCCGAAGGGGTGGACCTGCCCGCGCGAGATCGACGGCCTGCCGGCCGAGGACAGCTGGCGTTCGCACCAGGTTCCGCTCGCCAATGCACGCGACACCGCCGCGCACCTGAAGGTCCTGGAGGACTGGCTGCGCTCGTACCGGCCGGATGAGCTCTTCGACGATTCCGGAGCAGTGGTGCCCCTGGCCACGGCGCTGGCGCCGGAGGGGACGCTGCGGATGAGCGCGAATCCGGCCGCCAACGGCGGAGTGCTCAAGCGCGATCTCGTGCTGCCGGACTTCCGGGCCTTCGCCGTGGACGTGCCCGCTCCCGGGGGCACCGTGAATGAGGCCACGCGCGTGCTCGGACAGTGGCTCGCCGAGGTCATCCGCCGCAATCCGGACAACTTCCGCATCTTCGGCCCGGACGAGACGGCATCCAATCGCCTGGGCGCCGTGTACGCGGTGACGGACAAGCAGTGGAATGCGCAGCTGCTGCCGCAGGACGAGCACCTGGCCCGGAGCGGCAGGGTCATGGAGATGCTCAGCGAGCATCAGTGCCAGGGCTGGCTGGAGGGCTACCTACTGACCGGACGGCACGGACTGTTCAACACGTACGAGGCGTTCGTGCACATCGTCGACTCGATGCTCAACCAGCATGCCAAGTGGTTGAAGGTGAGCAAGGAGATCCCGTGGCGGCGTCCGATCGCCTCGTTGAACTATCTGCTGTCCTCGCACGTGTGGCGGCAGGACCACAACGGGCTCTCGCACCAGGACCCCGGGTTCATCGACCACGTCGTGAACAAGAAGCCGGACGTGGTGCGCGTCTACCTGCCCTTCGACGCCAACACGCTGCTGTCCACGTACGACCACTGCCTGCGCAGCACCGACTATGTGAACGTCGTCGTCGCCGGGAAGCAGCCCACCTTCAACTGGCTGAGCATGGACCAGGCGATCGCGCACATGACCCGGGGACTCGGGATCTTCGAGTGGGCGGGGACCGAGACCGCCGGCGCGGAGCCGGATGTCGTGCTCGCCTGCGCCGGCGACGTGCCCACACTCGAGACGCTGGCCGCGGCATCCCTGCTCCGGTCCGAGATTCCGGATCTGAAGGTGAGGGTCGTCAACGTCGTCGACCTGATGCGGCTGGTCAGTGAGGGCGAGCACCCGCACGGGCTGCCGGACCGGGAGTACGACGCGATCTTCACGACGGATCGGCCGGTGATCTTCGCCTACCACGGCTATCCATGGCTGATCCACCGACTCACCTACCGTCGCGCCGGCCACCCTCACCTGCACGTGCGCGGCTATAAGGAGGAGGGCACGACGACCACGCCCTTCGACATGGTGATGCTCAACGACATCGACCGCTATCGCCTGGTGATCGACGTTCTGGACCGCGTTCCGGGCCTGGCCGGGCGGTATGCGGGGCTGCGCCAGCGGATGCAGGACGCGCGGGTCGAGGCGCGCCTGTACACCCGTGAGCACGGTGAGGACATCCCTGCCGTCGCGGAGTGGACGTGGAGCGGCAGCGCGGAAGGGTTCGCGCGCGAGGCGAACACCGGGGTGGGACAGGTCAGCACCGACGCGGACACCGGTGGGGACAACGACCTCTGA
- a CDS encoding Bax inhibitor-1/YccA family protein, producing MALNNPAFNNPAFQDSKAVNSYPGGAQAATLGGQTQFATAQRAGTDAAAQAHLEGMYAAPPAGAIETDRMTVEDTVMKTLGLFGILVVTAVVGWVWTMAGVTAANPSPSIAPWLIGALGGFVLSMVVIFTSRKKIRPGLIMAYAALEGLFVGGISAFFEFIFPGIVLQATIATLAVVGVTLALFASGKIRASKKATKIFLIAMVGYLVFSLVNLGLMFFGATDSAFGLRSEPSFLFGIPWGVLIGVFVVIMAAYSLVLDFDSIQQGVRNGAPRKFGWLGGFGIMVTVVWLYVEILRIIAILRGSN from the coding sequence GTGGCCCTCAACAACCCCGCGTTCAACAATCCGGCCTTCCAGGATTCCAAGGCTGTGAACAGCTACCCGGGCGGCGCGCAGGCCGCGACCCTGGGCGGGCAGACGCAGTTCGCCACCGCGCAGCGCGCCGGCACCGATGCCGCCGCGCAGGCGCACCTGGAGGGCATGTACGCCGCCCCGCCAGCCGGCGCCATCGAGACGGACCGGATGACCGTCGAGGACACCGTGATGAAGACCCTGGGTCTCTTCGGGATCCTCGTCGTCACAGCCGTCGTCGGCTGGGTCTGGACCATGGCCGGAGTGACCGCCGCCAACCCGAGCCCCTCCATCGCACCGTGGCTGATCGGCGCGCTGGGCGGTTTCGTGCTGTCGATGGTGGTCATCTTCACCTCGCGGAAGAAGATCCGTCCGGGACTGATCATGGCTTACGCAGCCCTGGAAGGACTGTTCGTCGGCGGCATCTCCGCGTTCTTCGAGTTCATCTTTCCGGGCATCGTCCTGCAGGCGACCATCGCTACCCTCGCCGTCGTCGGCGTGACGCTGGCCCTCTTCGCGAGCGGCAAGATCCGCGCGTCGAAGAAGGCAACCAAGATCTTCCTCATCGCGATGGTCGGCTACCTCGTGTTCTCGCTGGTCAACCTGGGCCTCATGTTCTTCGGCGCCACCGACAGCGCGTTCGGCCTGCGCAGCGAGCCGAGCTTCCTCTTCGGCATCCCGTGGGGCGTCCTCATCGGTGTCTTCGTCGTCATCATGGCCGCGTACTCTCTCGTGCTCGACTTCGACTCGATCCAGCAGGGTGTCCGCAACGGCGCTCCGCGCAAGTTCGGATGGCTCGGCGGCTTCGGCATCATGGTGACGGTCGTCTGGCTGTACGTCGAGATCCTGCGCATCATCGCGATCCTCCGCGGCTCGAATTAG
- a CDS encoding SDR family oxidoreductase yields MHRWATEDDIAAAIVFLLNDGAAMISGVALPIDGGYSSR; encoded by the coding sequence CTGCACCGCTGGGCGACCGAGGACGATATCGCCGCCGCCATCGTCTTCCTGCTCAACGACGGGGCCGCCATGATCTCGGGCGTCGCGCTGCCGATCGACGGCGGCTACTCCAGTCGCTGA
- a CDS encoding glycerophosphodiester phosphodiesterase family protein, with protein sequence MPRTHPLVIGHRGAPGYRPEHSRASYDLALAMGVDAVEPDVVVSKDGVLVVRHENEISGTTDVADRPEFADRRTTKAVDGVEVTGWFTEDFTWDEIATLRCRERLPQLRPASAAFDDQQPLLRLRDVLDLVRAASLEHRREIGVVLEIKHATYFDALGWSVAALVEAELADAGWAQGELPLTIEAFESTVLRQVRERGIRASYIYLLEATGRPFDLVAVLGKAAPTYKQTARPTGLDGLAGEMDGISVDKRMILASGKLGRATGPSSLVADAHTRGLRVFTWTCRPENAFLAAHYRGRGGPAAFGDYEGEWAVLRDAGVDGVFVDHADLGVEFFRR encoded by the coding sequence GTGCCTCGGACCCATCCACTCGTCATCGGCCATCGCGGAGCGCCCGGCTACCGGCCGGAGCATTCCCGAGCGTCGTACGATCTTGCGCTGGCGATGGGCGTGGATGCGGTGGAGCCGGACGTGGTCGTCTCCAAGGACGGCGTCCTGGTCGTGCGGCACGAGAACGAGATCTCCGGCACCACCGACGTCGCCGACCGGCCTGAGTTCGCCGACCGGCGCACGACCAAGGCGGTGGACGGCGTCGAGGTGACCGGATGGTTCACCGAGGACTTCACGTGGGACGAGATTGCGACGCTGCGCTGCCGGGAGAGGCTGCCACAGCTGCGGCCCGCCAGCGCGGCCTTCGATGACCAGCAGCCGCTTCTTCGACTGCGCGACGTTCTGGATCTGGTGCGCGCCGCGTCGCTGGAGCACCGGCGCGAGATCGGCGTGGTCCTGGAGATCAAGCACGCGACCTACTTCGACGCTTTGGGCTGGAGCGTCGCCGCGCTGGTCGAGGCGGAACTCGCCGACGCGGGCTGGGCCCAGGGCGAGCTGCCGCTCACCATCGAGGCCTTCGAATCCACGGTGCTGCGCCAGGTGAGGGAACGCGGCATCCGGGCCTCGTACATCTATCTGCTCGAGGCCACGGGGCGTCCCTTCGATCTCGTCGCCGTTCTGGGCAAGGCCGCACCCACCTACAAGCAGACCGCGCGACCGACCGGTCTGGACGGCCTGGCCGGCGAGATGGACGGGATCAGCGTGGACAAACGGATGATCCTCGCATCCGGCAAGCTCGGGCGCGCGACTGGGCCCTCCTCTCTCGTCGCCGACGCGCACACGCGCGGCCTGCGAGTCTTCACCTGGACATGCCGGCCGGAGAATGCGTTCCTGGCGGCGCACTATCGGGGGCGCGGTGGTCCGGCGGCATTCGGAGATTACGAGGGGGAGTGGGCGGTGCTGCGGGATGCCGGCGTCGACGGCGTGTTCGTCGATCACGCCGACCTCGGTGTGGAGTTCTTCCGGCGCTGA
- the ctaD gene encoding cytochrome c oxidase subunit I: MADSTRTAVKGARPTTLPPRQAALLRATRTEQKGNIVVKWITSTDHKTIGYMYLIASVLFFMLGGVMALIIRAELFEPGMQIVPTKEQYNQLFTMHGTIMLLMFATPLFFGFANAIMPLQIGAPDVAFPRLNAFSFWLFLFGSIIAVSGFLTPQGAASFGWTAYQPLANATFTPGVGGNLWMLGLGMSGFGTILGAVNFITTIITMRAPGMTMWRMPIFTWNTLVTSILILLAFPVLAAAILAAAADRVLGAHIYDPANGGVLLWQHLFWFFGHPEVYIIALPFFGIVSEIFPVFSRKPIFGYKTLVYATIAIAALSVAVWAHHMYVTGAVLLPFFALMTMLIAVPTGVKIFNWIGTMWRGSVTFETPMLFSLGFLVSFVFGGLTGVILASPPLDFHISDTYFVVAHFHYVVFGTVVFAMFAGFYFWWPKFTGKMLNERIGYVHFWMLFIGFHMTFLIQHWLGVDGMPRRYADYSEQDNFTWLNQLSTVGAMILGASMIPFLFNVWITARKAPKVTVNDPWGYGASLEWATSCPPPRHNFTSIPRIRSERPAFDANHPEAGIPVGVGPAKDAPSTPVVDAGDDQTK, from the coding sequence ATGGCGGATTCCACCCGGACAGCGGTGAAGGGAGCACGCCCGACCACGCTCCCGCCTCGGCAAGCCGCGCTGCTCAGGGCCACGCGCACTGAGCAGAAGGGCAACATCGTCGTCAAGTGGATCACTTCCACGGACCACAAGACGATCGGGTACATGTACCTGATCGCGTCGGTGCTGTTCTTCATGCTGGGCGGCGTGATGGCGCTGATCATCCGCGCCGAGCTGTTCGAGCCGGGCATGCAGATCGTGCCGACCAAGGAGCAGTACAACCAGCTGTTCACGATGCACGGCACGATCATGCTGCTGATGTTCGCGACCCCGCTCTTCTTCGGCTTCGCCAATGCGATCATGCCGCTGCAGATCGGCGCGCCGGATGTGGCGTTCCCGCGTCTGAACGCGTTCTCGTTCTGGCTGTTCCTGTTCGGCTCGATCATCGCCGTGTCCGGGTTCCTCACCCCGCAGGGGGCGGCATCCTTCGGCTGGACCGCATATCAACCGCTCGCGAATGCCACGTTCACCCCCGGTGTCGGCGGCAATCTCTGGATGCTCGGCCTGGGCATGAGCGGTTTCGGCACGATCCTGGGTGCGGTGAACTTCATCACCACGATCATCACGATGCGCGCGCCCGGGATGACGATGTGGCGGATGCCGATCTTCACCTGGAACACGCTGGTCACCAGCATCCTGATCCTCCTCGCCTTCCCCGTCCTGGCGGCGGCGATCCTGGCGGCCGCGGCCGACCGGGTCCTGGGAGCGCACATCTACGACCCGGCGAACGGTGGTGTGCTGCTGTGGCAGCACCTGTTCTGGTTCTTCGGCCACCCCGAGGTGTACATCATCGCGCTGCCGTTCTTCGGCATCGTCTCGGAGATCTTCCCGGTCTTCAGCCGCAAGCCGATCTTCGGATACAAGACCCTCGTCTACGCCACCATCGCGATCGCGGCGCTGTCCGTCGCGGTGTGGGCGCACCACATGTACGTCACCGGTGCCGTCCTGCTGCCGTTCTTCGCGCTGATGACGATGCTGATCGCGGTGCCCACCGGGGTGAAGATCTTCAACTGGATCGGCACGATGTGGCGCGGCTCGGTCACCTTCGAAACGCCGATGCTGTTCTCGCTGGGCTTCCTGGTCTCGTTCGTCTTCGGTGGTCTGACCGGTGTGATCCTGGCCTCCCCGCCGCTGGATTTCCACATCTCGGACACCTACTTCGTCGTCGCGCACTTCCACTACGTCGTGTTCGGCACCGTGGTGTTCGCGATGTTCGCCGGGTTCTACTTCTGGTGGCCGAAGTTCACGGGCAAGATGCTGAACGAACGCATCGGCTACGTGCACTTCTGGATGCTGTTCATCGGCTTCCACATGACCTTCCTGATCCAGCACTGGCTGGGCGTGGACGGCATGCCGCGCCGCTACGCGGACTACTCGGAACAGGACAATTTCACCTGGCTGAATCAGCTCTCCACGGTCGGGGCGATGATCCTGGGTGCGTCGATGATCCCGTTCCTGTTCAACGTGTGGATCACTGCGCGCAAGGCGCCCAAGGTGACCGTGAACGACCCGTGGGGGTATGGCGCGTCGCTGGAGTGGGCGACCTCGTGCCCGCCGCCGCGGCACAACTTCACCTCGATCCCGCGGATCCGCAGCGAGCGCCCCGCGTTCGATGCCAACCACCCCGAAGCCGGAATACCTGTCGGCGTCGGACCCGCGAAGGACGCCCCATCCACGCCGGTCGTGGACGCCGGTGATGACCAGACGAAATGA